The following proteins come from a genomic window of Geothrix edaphica:
- a CDS encoding phosphorylase, producing the protein MRLLLSAFAPELGPLAEDPPPGWETATVGIGAVTAAVATARLLAERQPEAVLFLGTCGRYDERLALFECLWASEAIATSLEERRGGAYRPGLERIRWISTLPGPLPPRAVAVVPAITKTSEGAALLASVAPAEHLELTGVFAACHAAGVPCGGALVVVNDVGPEAPIQWKANHAEGSRRLVEALRASGFFEEA; encoded by the coding sequence ATGCGCCTCCTGCTGTCCGCCTTCGCCCCGGAACTGGGCCCCCTCGCGGAAGATCCGCCCCCGGGCTGGGAGACGGCCACCGTGGGCATCGGCGCCGTGACGGCGGCGGTGGCCACGGCCCGGCTGCTGGCCGAGCGGCAGCCCGAGGCCGTGCTCTTCCTGGGCACCTGCGGGCGCTACGACGAGCGGCTGGCGCTGTTCGAGTGCCTGTGGGCTTCGGAGGCCATCGCCACCTCCCTGGAGGAACGGCGCGGTGGCGCCTATCGGCCCGGCCTCGAACGCATCCGGTGGATCTCGACCCTCCCGGGACCGCTGCCGCCGCGTGCCGTGGCGGTGGTGCCCGCCATCACGAAGACCTCCGAAGGTGCGGCCCTGCTGGCTTCCGTGGCCCCGGCCGAGCACCTGGAACTCACGGGCGTCTTCGCCGCCTGCCATGCGGCCGGCGTGCCCTGCGGCGGGGCGCTGGTCGTCGTGAACGACGTGGGGCCCGAGGCCCCCATCCAGTGGAAGGCCAACCACGCCGAGGGCAGCCGGCGGCTGGTGGAGGCCCTCAGGGCCTCGGGCTTCTTCGAAGAGGCGTGA
- a CDS encoding DNA cytosine methyltransferase: MRVLELFSGLGGWRCALGDRGSVAAAYDVSEAANATYTLNHGQRPKARELAAVPLAELAAHGADTWLLSPPCQPFCRMGKHQGLEDRRCRAFRHLLDLFLEAPPERLVLENVRGFLGSDAHVLLSERIRAHGLHQLDLEACPSRFGLPNQRPRVFVVAGRHPLTARRLPDLPPRPLADFLDAEEDEGLYLRPEVLARHRHGLDFVTPEDHRSTCFIGGYGQRFVGSGSFLRTERGVRRFAPSEVARLLGLPKGFRFPAELSLEARYRLLGNGLSIPVAAWALDHL, from the coding sequence ATGCGCGTCCTCGAGCTGTTCTCGGGTCTCGGAGGCTGGCGCTGCGCCCTCGGAGACCGGGGCAGCGTCGCGGCCGCCTACGATGTGAGCGAGGCCGCCAACGCCACCTACACGCTGAACCACGGCCAACGGCCGAAGGCCCGGGAACTGGCCGCGGTGCCGCTGGCGGAGCTGGCCGCCCACGGGGCCGACACCTGGCTTCTCAGCCCGCCCTGCCAGCCCTTCTGTCGGATGGGAAAACACCAGGGCCTGGAGGACCGCCGTTGCCGGGCCTTCCGCCACCTCCTGGACCTCTTCCTCGAAGCGCCGCCCGAGCGCCTGGTGCTGGAGAACGTCCGCGGCTTCCTGGGCTCGGACGCCCATGTCCTGCTGTCGGAGCGCATCAGAGCCCATGGCCTGCATCAGCTGGATCTGGAGGCCTGCCCCAGCCGGTTCGGCCTGCCCAACCAGCGGCCGCGGGTGTTCGTGGTGGCCGGCCGCCACCCGCTGACCGCGCGCCGCCTGCCGGACCTGCCTCCCCGTCCCCTGGCTGATTTCCTGGATGCCGAGGAGGACGAAGGCCTCTACCTCCGGCCGGAAGTTCTCGCCCGCCACCGCCACGGCCTGGACTTCGTCACGCCGGAGGACCACCGGAGCACCTGCTTCATCGGAGGCTATGGCCAGCGCTTCGTGGGCAGCGGCTCCTTCCTCCGGACGGAGCGGGGCGTCCGCCGGTTCGCACCCTCCGAGGTGGCGCGGCTGCTGGGATTGCCGAAGGGCTTCCGCTTTCCTGCGGAGCTGTCGCTGGAGGCCCGCTACCGCCTGCTGGGGAACGGCCTGTCCATCCCTGTCGCCGCGTGGGCCCTGGATCACCTGTAG